The following DNA comes from Saccharomyces cerevisiae S288C chromosome XIII, complete sequence.
ACACTTTGACAATATATACAAAGTTCAATATAAAAGAATGATAATCAAATACCCACATGGGGGAGAAGGGACTGTGGATTTTGCTGTAAATGGTAGAAGtaccaaaagaagaaaagtggaaaaagaatacgTGCCGACAAGTCAACCGGTATTTAACGGAAACTTGAAACGAAGATATTCGTACTATTCCCCTGATGATCCTAAATTGAACTCAGACGATGCTAAGCCTATGCTTATTATTCTCCATGGATTAACAGGGGGTTCGAGGGAAAGCTACGTGAGGGCAATTGTTCATGAAATCACCACGAAGTATGACTTTGAAGCATGCGTGTTTAATGCTAGAGGATGTTGTTATTCTGCAATTACAACGCCGCTATTATACAACGGTGGTTGGACCAATGATATAAGATATTGTGTTAATGACTTGAGGAAAAGATTTCCGAATAGAAAGTTTTATATGATGGGATTTTCGTTAGGCGCATCTATAATGACAAATTACTTGGGAGAAGAGTCAGATCGTACTAAAATCGAATGTGCTATTTCCGTGAGTAATCCATTTGACCTGTACAACTCTGCATATTTTATTAACAGTACACCAATGGGGTCACGATTTTATTCACCTGCTTTGGGTCACAACTTACTACGCATGGTTCGAAACCATCTCTCTACTCTGGAAGAAAACCCTGATTTCAAAGATGTTATCGAGAAGCATTTAAAAAAGATTCGCACTGTGAGGCAATTTGATAACTTGTTGACAGGCCCAATGTTTGGATATAAAAATGCAGAGGAGTATTACAAGAATGCTTCATCATATAAAAGAATACCCGGGATCAGAACTCCTTTTATAGCTTTGCATGCTCAGGATGACCCAATTGTCGGAGGTGATCTTCCTATAGACCAAATAAAATCCAATCCATACACTTTGCTTCTAGAAACTTCGACGGGGGGGCATGTTGGATGGTTCAAAGACAGATCCGGCAGAAGGTGGTACGCAGAACCCTTATGcagatttttgaaaatatttcacGACGAAATTACTGTAAAGGGCTTAAAACCTGACTTGGAAAATGTTCAACTCCCAGATCCTAATTGCGAACCCATAGCCACAACCTTTCGCGCGAATTAGTTTGTAAATAAGTCAACTTTTTAGATGTGTAAcctgataatttttttttttgatgttcGACATCATTATTTCTGAATGAAAACGTGAAAAGCTTCGCCAAACttaaaatggaaaatttcGAATGGAACAAAATATAATCGATGCGATGAATTAAAACCTTGGAAGAAGAGGGTTAATTGTTAAAATTACATATATAATTGGCAgacaagaataaaaaatgcaTGAAGTAGTAACGATATCGGTTTCGCAGAGAGCAAACCATTTGACTACtcaattcttcaatataCAAGAGGGCTATTTACAATTGTCTAAAGAACAACAAGTCAATGactccaaaatttttctgaatTCGGTTGTAGataaagtttcaaaaacaatttcATATGCACCACGTGCCTTACTTTGGGATGCCCGTACAGGTAATGGTTCACTAGGAACATATCAATATTCAGAAAGCCAAGACTATCATTTCGGCAATGAAGACAAATTCAAGGAGCAAACAGTTATAAAGACTCATCCAAGAATACCTAAATCCGAATATCAGAGTTCTCTAGATGCAGGAGCACCGCTGCCTTGTTTGAACAGAGAAAATACGATGTATTGGTCTGACTATTCTAAACTTATCTATGGTCCTTCAAgtttcaatattttgagaaattGGTACCATGACACTGAAAATCCAAACCAACCTGACTTTCAAAACTTGGGGGAGCGAAAGTTTGACAGGTATTCCATTGGTTATGACGAATTTACCGAAAATTACTTGCAAGAGTTTTTTGATGGAAATTTGCATAgagaattggaaaaatgtGACACCCTGCAAGGCTTCAATCTTGTAAGTGATATGGAGAGTGGATGGGGCGGGTTTTCTAGTGCTCTACTGGTGGAATTAAGGAATGAATTACCTAAAAAGGCGGTCTTTTCATGGGGACACAATGAAGATGATCCATTCACAGATGACTTCCCTATGAAAAGactttcaaagaaatggCTCCCGATCATTTCGAACAAATTAAGAAGCACAATAAATATGATGCAAGAATCCGATCTTTACTTCCCATTGTATGCTGCTCCTGGACTAACTAATTGGGAAACTGCTGGAAAGAGCTGTAGGATATTTGATTCTATAAATGCGACAATTTCCCAAAGCAATCttgaacaaagaaagaCAATGGATTATCTAACAACTGCCATTACCTTAGGATATTCGTCGCGAAATATGGTCACTGGCATGGTTATCGGTGACACCGATTACTCATTCTGTTCTCGAGTACTTCCTTTCAAGAATAGCCACAAACCAAATTCTACTcacatattttcaaaaagtttcattGATAGAGGAAATCAAACGCATAAACATCATTCCGAACCTGATTCACGGAGTAAGATGATTGAAATGTATACACACAGGTATTTTCCATCTGATACGATACCGACAGAATTTTCCAATGATCGTGAATTTGTTTTGGAATTAGAAtcatctgaaaaaaatcgagATATATTCAAACATTGGAATGAGTTTGTGGTAAGGTACTTCAAAAATGATAGTGACAgagaagaattgaaaaatgaactTTCCGATTACGCCTCAGCGTACGAATCTGGGTGGTATGAAGACGAAGATTCTGGTGATGACGATATGTGATAAGCAGTTTGCAGCTACGTATTTCCTTTCTCCAGTTGAGGCAAACAGGACTTCTTCCATCTTTTTCGAAGTTTTTACTTCGCCATTTGATCTATATCTACGTAAATTACATTAATTAGAAAGTCATGCTATATCACTCTTGCCCTTGAAAGCATCCACAGCTGTCCGTCAAAAACTTAATTTCTCAAGTGGAGGAGAAAATTTTACCTCTTGAACTTAAAGAATGTAAATCTTCATTTGCGTCTTTAAAGTCATCGTTTTGATTTTCACCAGTTGCTGTTTTTTGCAAAAAGGATTTTCTATTTCCAATGCTACTGCGATCAGAAAGACTAGATATTGGTGCAAGTCGCAGAGAATTTGATCTAGCAACGTCGATTTTATCCAAGCCAACAATATTCTCCTCATCAGGatctttgattttattCGCGTCATctgaaaaagttttcaattcatttaataaaaatgtgATATTAGTGACACGAGATTTCACTGATTGAGAACCCCGAAAAGAGCCATCTCTTTTCATATTATTTggaatattcttttcattcatagtttttttcaaatcgCTAACTTTTGGTGCGGTGGCTCTCATTGTTTTCCATGATCTTGCGTCCTCAGCAACAAACCTATAGATACTACCTTTTGCATTAGCATCAGAAATTACAGTATCGTTAGCTTCTTCTATATTGTCATCTATGCTGTTGTCGAATTTATTTTGCTTGGCCGCAAAATCGTTGTTATCATACACTGCTTTcccatttgaaaaaatagcATTAGGGACATTCTTGTACTCCAGAGGTGTAGTACGAACTTGAGAGTCCGACAGTAAATCAGAAGTAGAAATTTGATTATCACGAGACAATAAAATCTGCGCCCCCTTCTTGCTGTATTTATTTGATCCAGTATCAGAATAGTATGACAATAAATCTTCCTTGGTAAACAAAGTTCTAGTTTGCATTTTGTACTCAGTTTGTGACTTGTAGTCATTGAGTTTTAAAAAGTTAGCTGCTTGTAAATGGTACGAATAATAGGTATACTCAGGCTCAGAAACGTTCTCTagaaaataattcaaaCCGGATAATAGTGCCATTTTTCCATACTTGTCAAAGATCTCTTCcatcatttctttttgcacACCATGTGAATCCAGTTCACGTAATAATGAGTAcagttttgaaaagagaatGCTGCTTGGAACCTCAGTTTCAACAATGTtaaataaacatataatGTGGTTTTTCATGTAATGCGCCAAGTCGATGAATAATTCCAAACTGATACTTGGCTGCGTAATATGTTCAACGAGGAAATCAATATCTTCCACAACTgcattcttttcaacatcCTTGACGGTGTcacttttcaatttcaatagTAGTTCATATAACATATCTGAGGTCTGTTCAGCGTAATAAGTTTTATGGTTAAGGTCTGTCATGGTGATACAAGACTGTGCCACAACTTCTTTATTAGTTGCATTTTTCAACTGGAAATTTAAAAGCTTTCTCATTATATCAAGAACACTCAACCCCACTATACTGACATCTGAAACAAGTAATGACGACATCAATTTCAAGGAAACAATTGGATTTACATTTTTATCCTTGTCGCTTAGTTGTCTGACCAAAAGAAGTATAACAATATATCGTAACTGAACAGGTATACCATTGCATACAAACTCTAGCAGTTCCTTATTAGGTGTACTTTGCAGACAGCGCAACAGAGTACGAATAGACAAATTCAATTTGTCTGTCTCAGTTGTGTTAAAATAGGATTGCAATGCTTTTACTGAAAGGTCATGATTATCTTCGGCGGCCTTATCTAACCCAATTGTACGAGTTTGTGTTCGACTTAGCCTTTTTCCTAAATTGCTCTCCAGAGCTGCTTCCAGCGACAAAGTTTTAAATTTCGGATTTCTCTCTTGGAACTTTGAAATAGTATAGGCAACAGACTTGGAAACAAAGTGGTTTAGTTGTGGGTTGCTTGAAACACTATTTGTGTTTGATATATCAATACAGCATTTCAGAAGCATGTCATCATTATGAATTCTTTCAGTAactattttaaaaaaaagatcaacAAAGTTCTGGTATAACTGGACGAATTCCATGTCACCGTTACACAAGACGTCGTCCAAGTTCTGGCATATACTACTAAATGCCAGTTCTATTAATTCAACAACAGATACATCATTGttaaaattgttgttgGAAAGAACTTTGTTCATAATGTACAAAAAATCTTTAACAAATACATTCAAATTCTCCTTACAATGCAACACAATTTTGTTCATTAAATCCAATGTAACGGCTATGTTCCCTATGCGCCGATGGTTCAAGTCGGAAGTGGAACGCTTAATCAGGTAAGTGCTAACTTTCTCCAATTTACTACGCCTCGAGTTAACGTAATATAGCAAATATGAAGTTTCCGAAGATTTAGGCTTCTTATCTGTGGTCCTTCCCGTAGGATAACATTGATTGACCAGTTTctgatgttttggtgtgAACATCATCCGCATAGACAACTGCATCGCAAACCACTTTCAgaacaattgaaaatgaacgAAAGATGAATAATAGAGCGAATGATCTGGGTTCAATATACAGTCTGCCACTGAATTAATACTACTCCAATAGCGGGGTTGCTCACAATACTTTCAATTTATCCTGGCTGCCTGgctttttcaacaaaaccATTACCTTCCTAGTAGTTCgaacaaaattttcttcctcttcctttGGCCGGGGTTGAAgtttaatgaaaaattaatgcTATGAACTATTATGACAAAAAAGCATATGCGACTCAGGAAGatagtaaagaaaaaaagcaaaacaTTTCTAAGAGGACTATACTAGCATTTCAAGATGCCCCCCGTACCAATATACGTGAAAGGCGGTGTATGGACCAATGTGGAGGATCAGATTCTTAAAGCGGCTGTACAAAAATACGGAACTCATCAGTGGAGCAAAGTAGCATCCCTTTTGCAGAAAAAGACTGCCAGGCAGAGTGAATTAAGGTGGAATGAATATTTAAATCCAAAGTTGAATTTTACAGAGTTCTCGAAGGAGGAGGATGCCCAACTTCTAGATCTTGCAAGAGAGCTGCCTAATCAGTGGAGGACCATAGCTGATATGATGGCCAGGCCTGCACAGGTCTGCGTCGAAAGATATAATAGGCTATTAGAAAGTGAAGACAGTGGAGGGGCTGCGTTAAGTACAGGAGTTACTGACTTGAAAGCCGGGGATATTAATCCTAACGCTGAAACTCAAATGGCTAGACCAGATAATGGTGATTTGGAAGAtgaggaaaaggaaatgcTTGCTGAAGCTAGGGCTCGTCTGTTAAATACCCAAGGTAAGAAGGCTACAAGAAAGATTAGAGAGCGGATGCTCGAAGAATCAAAACGCATTGCTGAACTACAAAAGAGGCGTGAGCTAAAGCAAGCAGGAATTAATGTTGCCATTAAGAAaccgaaaaaaaaatacggCACCGACATTGATTACAATGAAGATATAGTATATGAACAAGCTCCCATGCCAGGTATATATGACACGTCCACTGAAGACCGCcagataaaaaagaagtttGAGCAGTTTGAGAGAAAAGTCAACAGAAAAGGTTTGGATGGTAATAAGGATAAGccaagtaaaaaaaataaggacaaaaaaagaaaacacGATGAGAACGAACACGTTGAGAAAGCAGCACTGGGTGAATCTACTACATTGACGGATGAGTATAAAAAACCAAAACTTATACTATCTGCACCAGGAACGAAACAGGGAAAAGTCAcctataaaaaaaagctagAAAGCAAAAGACAAAAACTAATCGAGGCACAAGCAACTGGCACTGTGTTGACACCAAAAGAACTACTACCCCACGACTCCGGCcaagaagataatgaacGCAGTAATATAAAGAGTGGTAAACAGCTAAAATCACGCATACGAAAATTTTTAGTGCAAATGTTCGCATCTTTGCCTAGTCCCAAGAACGATTTCGAAATTGTATTAAGTGAAGAcgagaaagaagaagatgcaGAGATAGCGGAATACgagaaagaatttgaaaatgaaagagcGATGAATGAAGAGGACAACTTCATAGAACCACCATCTCAAAATGATGCGCCACGCGTCTCATTAGTAGCCGTTCCATTAGCTTACTCAACGCTACCCATACcagaattcaaaaacaatcCGCAGTCCGCGATTGACAATAAGTACAACTTGCTAGTCGCGAACGCCATAAACAAAGAACCTCACATGGTACCAGAAGATACGGTAGATTTTCTCAAAGAGGTGGAGTCGCGTATGCAGCATATAACCCAAGGGCGCACTTCCATGAAAATACAATTCAAAACAGCAATGCCCCCAACTGAGGTTCTTCTGGAATCGATCCAATCAAAAGTGGAGTCTATTGAACAGTTACAGCGTAAACTACAACATGTGCAACCACTGGAACAACAGAATAACGAGATGTGCAGTACCCTCTGCCATCACAGCCTGCCCGCTTTGATTGAAGGGCAACGCAAGTACTACGCTGATTACTACGCCTACCGACAAGAGATACGATCGCTTGAGGGTCGTAGAAAGCGTCTTCAAGCCATGctaaattcttcttcttccatataGCATTAGTATAGCATTAATATAACTTTTATGAACTAGGACATAGAGGACTTGTGACAACGCATTACCCGGAGTTAGAACGTTTTCTTGCCAAGTTGGCCACATCGGCAAACCAGCGATGGTAATAAGATGTAGTACTGACAAAACATGGTGGATAGGCCAGAAGAGCGTGCATTGGCTGGCGAAAAGATCGAGGACAATGATTccaaaattatatatacatttgATACTAtctttattgttgttgccGCTAATTTTGGCGCAGGATTATTATGCAATACTAGAGATAGACAAAGATGCCACTGAGAAGGAAATCAAATCAGCGTACAGACAATTGTCTAAGAAGTACCATCCGGATAAAAATGCTGGGAGCGAAGAAGCCcatcaaaaattcattgaagTCGGCGAGGCATACGATGTATTGAGCGATcctgaaaagaaaaagatttaTGACCAGTTTGGTGCAGATGCTGTAAAGAATGGCGGTGGCGGTGGCGGTCCAGGAGGCCCTGGCGCAGGTGGATTCCACGATCCGTTTGACATATTCGAACGGATGTTTCAAGGAGGTCATGGAGGTCCTGGCGGCGGATTTGGCCAGAGACAGAGGCAGCGTGGTCCAATGATCAAGGTCCAGGAAAAACTATCTTTAAAGCAGTTTTATTCCGGGTCCTCGATAGAATTTACTTTAAACCTAAACGATGAATGTGATGCATGCCATGGTAGTGGCTCTGCAGATGGTAAGCTGGCCCAATGTCCCGATTGTCAAGGTCGTGGGGTTATAATACAAGTGCTGCGCATGGGTATTATGACGCAGCAGATTCAACAGATGTGTGGTAGGTGTGGTGGTACGGGacaaattatcaaaaatgaatGCAAAACATGTCACGGCAAAAAAGTTaccaaaaagaacaagTTCTTCCACGTTGACGTTCCACCAGGCGCACCAAGAAACTACATGGACACAAGAGTCGGCGAGGCTGAAAAAGGGCCTGACTTTGACGCCGGTGACTTGGTCATAGAATTCAAGGAAAAGGATACTGAGAACATGGGTTACAGAAGAAGAGGCGACAATCTGTACAGAACAGAAGTTCTTTCTGCTGCGGAAGCGCTATACGGCGGATGGCAAAGAACGATAGAATTCCTTGATGAGAACAAGCCCGTTAAGTTATCTAGACCCGCTCATGTAGTTGTCTCCAATGGCGAAGTTGAAGTCGTGAAGGGATTCGGCATGCCCAAGGGTAGCAAGGGTTACGGTGATTTGTACATAGACTACGTCGTTGTCATGCCAAAGACTTTCAAATCTGGGCAAAATATGCTCAAAGATGAGTTGTAGACAGATAATCCTACGTACGCACACATGCATATATAGATAGACAACTGGTCTTCTGCATCCGGTAATAGGCATTGGCTTTAATACTAAtaaaagcaagaaaaaagcgACACCAGTAAATTTCAGACATCTTCgagaatttttttcgcGCGCTTtctatcaaaaaaaaatgaaaaataaataaataaacaaaggaaaataaacaaCAACATATACTGTTCTTATATAACATAGAACATCTATTGTTTCCGTGTTTTGCTCTTTCCTGCTTTTGTTCGATCAAAGATCACAGGTCTCAAAGTCGTTTAGCTAGCGATGCAACTATCTAAAAGTATACTACTGGCAGCATTAGCTGCTACACCATCTCTGGTGAATGCCATGCTCCCCATCCATATCAAGAATTATAGGTTCATTAAGCCATCCTCTGCCACAAATAGCGAATCCGATAacgaagttttttttgtgaaAGGTGTCGATTATCAGCCTGGTGGGTCGTCTGGTTACGATGCTGACTCTGATACAGATATTCTTTCTGACCCTGAAGTGTGTGCCAGAGACGCCTACGCTTTCCAACAACTTGGTGTCAACACAGTGAGAATTTACTCCCTGAACCCTGACCTAAATCATGACAAGTGCATGACTATCTTCAACAATGCTGGTATCTACGCCATTTTGGATGTTAATAGTGGTAATTACGGGGAGAGTTTGAACCGTGCTGACCCATCTGGAACATATGACTCTTTGTATTTGTCAAGAgtcttcaaatttattgACGCTTTCAAGAACTACCCTAACGTGCTAGGATTCTTTTCTGGCAACGAAGTCATAAATGATCAAAGCGACTATGCAAAAATTGATCCTCCATACATCCGCGCTGTTCAAAGAGATATGAAACAGtatatttcaaaacatGCGAACAGAAGCATCCCAGTCGGATATTCTGCTGCTGACAATACTGATTTGAGGTTAGCAACCTTCAAGTACTTGCAGTGTAATTCGTTGGATGGAAACAAAGTCAATGATGATTTGGACATATCTAAATCTGATTTCTTTGGCCTAAATACTTATGAATGGTGCTCTGGCACTTCTAGTTGGGAATCTTCTGGCTATGACAAGTTAAACTCAACTTTCGAAGATGCTGTTATTCCGTTGATATTTTCTGAGTATGGTTGCAACAAAAATACACCAAGAACTTTTGACGAAGTCTCTGAGGGTTTGTATGGTGGTTTAAAGAACGTCTTCTCTGGTGGGTTGGTATACGAATACACTGAAGAAGCTAATAATTACGGTTTGGTTAAGCTTGATGATAGCGGTTCTTTAACTTATAAGGATGATTTTGTTAATTTAGAATCACAATTGAAGA
Coding sequences within:
- the MGL2 gene encoding putative carboxylic ester hydrolase (Monoacylglycerol and triacylglycerol lipase; MAG lipase with preference for palmitoyl-MAG; TAG lipase involved in TAG catabolism; minor role in medium-chain fatty acid ethyl ester biosynthesis; contains an alpha/beta hydrolase domain and a typical lipase motif (GXSXG); similar to acyltransferases, Eeb1p, Eht1p, and human ABHD1), producing the protein MRLKELLPNFLIVHQEVPEDPIAFKSTDKRENENKEITIPELIDTKVPELADGATDTLYGLLVNGHLQTAYGSFRHFDNIYKVQYKRMIIKYPHGGEGTVDFAVNGRSTKRRKVEKEYVPTSQPVFNGNLKRRYSYYSPDDPKLNSDDAKPMLIILHGLTGGSRESYVRAIVHEITTKYDFEACVFNARGCCYSAITTPLLYNGGWTNDIRYCVNDLRKRFPNRKFYMMGFSLGASIMTNYLGEESDRTKIECAISVSNPFDLYNSAYFINSTPMGSRFYSPALGHNLLRMVRNHLSTLEENPDFKDVIEKHLKKIRTVRQFDNLLTGPMFGYKNAEEYYKNASSYKRIPGIRTPFIALHAQDDPIVGGDLPIDQIKSNPYTLLLETSTGGHVGWFKDRSGRRWYAEPLCRFLKIFHDEITVKGLKPDLENVQLPDPNCEPIATTFRAN
- the DML1 gene encoding Dml1p (Essential protein involved in mtDNA inheritance; may also function in the partitioning of the mitochondrial organelle or in the segregation of chromosomes, exhibits regions similar to members of a GTPase family); this translates as MHEVVTISVSQRANHLTTQFFNIQEGYLQLSKEQQVNDSKIFLNSVVDKVSKTISYAPRALLWDARTGNGSLGTYQYSESQDYHFGNEDKFKEQTVIKTHPRIPKSEYQSSLDAGAPLPCLNRENTMYWSDYSKLIYGPSSFNILRNWYHDTENPNQPDFQNLGERKFDRYSIGYDEFTENYLQEFFDGNLHRELEKCDTLQGFNLVSDMESGWGGFSSALLVELRNELPKKAVFSWGHNEDDPFTDDFPMKRLSKKWLPIISNKLRSTINMMQESDLYFPLYAAPGLTNWETAGKSCRIFDSINATISQSNLEQRKTMDYLTTAITLGYSSRNMVTGMVIGDTDYSFCSRVLPFKNSHKPNSTHIFSKSFIDRGNQTHKHHSEPDSRSKMIEMYTHRYFPSDTIPTEFSNDREFVLELESSEKNRDIFKHWNEFVVRYFKNDSDREELKNELSDYASAYESGWYEDEDSGDDDM
- the EFR3 gene encoding Efr3p (Protein required for Stt4-containing PI kinase complex localization; required for Stt4-containing phosphoinositide (PI) kinase patch assembly at plasma membrane; recruited to plasma membrane via conserved basic patch near N-terminus; exhibits synthetic lethal genetic interactions with PHO85; mutations in human homolog EFR3A implicated in autism spectrum disorders) translates to MQLSMRMMFTPKHQKLVNQCYPTGRTTDKKPKSSETSYLLYYVNSRRSKLEKVSTYLIKRSTSDLNHRRIGNIAVTLDLMNKIVLHCKENLNVFVKDFLYIMNKVLSNNNFNNDVSVVELIELAFSSICQNLDDVLCNGDMEFVQLYQNFVDLFFKIVTERIHNDDMLLKCCIDISNTNSVSSNPQLNHFVSKSVAYTISKFQERNPKFKTLSLEAALESNLGKRLSRTQTRTIGLDKAAEDNHDLSVKALQSYFNTTETDKLNLSIRTLLRCLQSTPNKELLEFVCNGIPVQLRYIVILLLVRQLSDKDKNVNPIVSLKLMSSLLVSDVSIVGLSVLDIMRKLLNFQLKNATNKEVVAQSCITMTDLNHKTYYAEQTSDMLYELLLKLKSDTVKDVEKNAVVEDIDFLVEHITQPSISLELFIDLAHYMKNHIICLFNIVETEVPSSILFSKLYSLLRELDSHGVQKEMMEEIFDKYGKMALLSGLNYFLENVSEPEYTYYSYHLQAANFLKLNDYKSQTEYKMQTRTLFTKEDLLSYYSDTGSNKYSKKGAQILLSRDNQISTSDLLSDSQVRTTPLEYKNVPNAIFSNGKAVYDNNDFAAKQNKFDNSIDDNIEEANDTVISDANAKGSIYRFVAEDARSWKTMRATAPKVSDLKKTMNEKNIPNNMKRDGSFRGSQSVKSRVTNITFLLNELKTFSDDANKIKDPDEENIVGLDKIDVARSNSLRLAPISSLSDRSSIGNRKSFLQKTATGENQNDDFKDANEDLHSLSSRGKIFSST
- the CEF1 gene encoding Cef1p (Essential splicing factor; associated with Prp19p and the spliceosome, contains an N-terminal c-Myb DNA binding motif necessary for cell viability but not for Prp19p association, evolutionarily conserved and homologous to S. pombe Cdc5p) — protein: MPPVPIYVKGGVWTNVEDQILKAAVQKYGTHQWSKVASLLQKKTARQSELRWNEYLNPKLNFTEFSKEEDAQLLDLARELPNQWRTIADMMARPAQVCVERYNRLLESEDSGGAALSTGVTDLKAGDINPNAETQMARPDNGDLEDEEKEMLAEARARLLNTQGKKATRKIRERMLEESKRIAELQKRRELKQAGINVAIKKPKKKYGTDIDYNEDIVYEQAPMPGIYDTSTEDRQIKKKFEQFERKVNRKGLDGNKDKPSKKNKDKKRKHDENEHVEKAALGESTTLTDEYKKPKLILSAPGTKQGKVTYKKKLESKRQKLIEAQATGTVLTPKELLPHDSGQEDNERSNIKSGKQLKSRIRKFLVQMFASLPSPKNDFEIVLSEDEKEEDAEIAEYEKEFENERAMNEEDNFIEPPSQNDAPRVSLVAVPLAYSTLPIPEFKNNPQSAIDNKYNLLVANAINKEPHMVPEDTVDFLKEVESRMQHITQGRTSMKIQFKTAMPPTEVLLESIQSKVESIEQLQRKLQHVQPLEQQNNEMCSTLCHHSLPALIEGQRKYYADYYAYRQEIRSLEGRRKRLQAMLNSSSSI
- the SCJ1 gene encoding Scj1p (One of several homologs of bacterial chaperone DnaJ; located in the ER lumen where it cooperates with Kar2p to mediate maturation of proteins) → MIPKLYIHLILSLLLLPLILAQDYYAILEIDKDATEKEIKSAYRQLSKKYHPDKNAGSEEAHQKFIEVGEAYDVLSDPEKKKIYDQFGADAVKNGGGGGGPGGPGAGGFHDPFDIFERMFQGGHGGPGGGFGQRQRQRGPMIKVQEKLSLKQFYSGSSIEFTLNLNDECDACHGSGSADGKLAQCPDCQGRGVIIQVLRMGIMTQQIQQMCGRCGGTGQIIKNECKTCHGKKVTKKNKFFHVDVPPGAPRNYMDTRVGEAEKGPDFDAGDLVIEFKEKDTENMGYRRRGDNLYRTEVLSAAEALYGGWQRTIEFLDENKPVKLSRPAHVVVSNGEVEVVKGFGMPKGSKGYGDLYIDYVVVMPKTFKSGQNMLKDEL
- the GAS3 gene encoding putative 1,3-beta-glucanosyltransferase (Putative 1,3-beta-glucanosyltransferase; has similarity go other GAS family members; low abundance, possibly inactive member of the GAS family of GPI-containing proteins; localizes to the cell wall; mRNA induced during sporulation), with product MQLSKSILLAALAATPSLVNAMLPIHIKNYRFIKPSSATNSESDNEVFFVKGVDYQPGGSSGYDADSDTDILSDPEVCARDAYAFQQLGVNTVRIYSLNPDLNHDKCMTIFNNAGIYAILDVNSGNYGESLNRADPSGTYDSLYLSRVFKFIDAFKNYPNVLGFFSGNEVINDQSDYAKIDPPYIRAVQRDMKQYISKHANRSIPVGYSAADNTDLRLATFKYLQCNSLDGNKVNDDLDISKSDFFGLNTYEWCSGTSSWESSGYDKLNSTFEDAVIPLIFSEYGCNKNTPRTFDEVSEGLYGGLKNVFSGGLVYEYTEEANNYGLVKLDDSGSLTYKDDFVNLESQLKNVSLPTTKESEISSDSIYKCDNSAITNIYSGFGTNNFTLPSQPAEIANMIEYGVNGTNTGKILTDYAVPTTFNYTIKNNKDDTISATISYDKANSLNELDVTATTVAKSASTSQSSSRSLTSSTSPSSSTGSSSSTGSSSASSSSKSKGVGNIVNVSFSQSGYLALFAGLISALL